CGAACTATCCAGGTCGGACAGAAGGGTATTCCTTACCTCAACACATACGATGGTCGCACCATCCGTTACCCTGACCCACTCATCAAGCCTAATGACACCATCAAGCTCGACCTGGAGGAGAACAAGATTGTGGACTCCATCAAGTTTGATGTCGGCAATGTTGTGATGGTGACTGGAGGAAGAAACAGAGGGCGTGTTGGTGTGATTAAGAACCGTGAGAAGCATAAGGGAAGCTTCGAGACAATCCACATCCAAGACTCTACAGGACATGAGTTTGCAACACGGTTGGGAAATGTCTTCACCCTCGGCAAAGGAACTAAGCCCTGGGTTTCTCTTCCTAAGGGTAAAGGTATTAAGCTCACCATCATCGAGGAAGCCAGGAAGAGGCTCGCTGGCCAACAAGCTGCTTAAGTTTTCGACTTTCAGCTCTTTATCATGTCGTTTTAGATGACTTTTGTTTCCTTAGACTCTCACTTTGCATCTTTTGGTTTGCTACTCAGTTTTGGAACTTAAGttattttatctatttcaaGAGTTTTAAAACATGATCTAGTACAACACAAGGACAACACTGTCCAAtctgttggataattccaagcttgtggaaacttaacatattattagatgtttaatatgttaagataaatacaataaggaaacctagaaataggaaaaaaaagtttctatttaggttaggtttgtgttttccatatcccacatgttggaattgtctttcatataaatatgggtctaatggagaggtgttccatatgatctgagagaaacatagtgagagctttagttttgagtagtttctaaagctaataagaaaagttgttcttataactctttgtgtttctaagagatctGAATTGGTATCAGAGTCAGGTTGGGCCGTTACCATCATTAAAGAGTCTCATGTTGGAGACTCAATCTAAGCTTAAGGTGAAACTTAGGTTTTGGCGACAGGAGGAGAGATCACGAAAGCAGATGGCCGACGTGATTATAGCTGCGCCACACATCAAAGACTTTGGATCCACATCTATCCATTGTCTGATGTTGTCATCGACAAACTACCAGGTTTGGTCGACGAGGAGGAAGGAGATGATTGTCGGAATGCCGTGTGTAACACACGGAGAAGGCGTGTGTGACACATGTCTCGCAGGGAAGCAAACGAG
This genomic stretch from Brassica napus cultivar Da-Ae chromosome C9, Da-Ae, whole genome shotgun sequence harbors:
- the LOC106376284 gene encoding 40S ribosomal protein S4-2-like, with the translated sequence MARGLKKHLKRLNAPKHWMLDKLGGAFAPKPSSGPHKSRECLPLVLIIRNRLKYALTYREVISILMQRHIQVDGKVRTDKTYPAGFMDVVSIPKTNENFRLLYDTKGRFRLHSIRDEEAKFKLCKVRTIQVGQKGIPYLNTYDGRTIRYPDPLIKPNDTIKLDLEENKIVDSIKFDVGNVVMVTGGRNRGRVGVIKNREKHKGSFETIHIQDSTGHEFATRLGNVFTLGKGTKPWVSLPKGKGIKLTIIEEARKRLAGQQAA